The DNA segment AAAGGTTTGTTGCTGTTTAATTATGGAGGAAGAAGGAGGCATGTCTTCGTTCTTTCTCATTCATCGTTTTTATTCTTCTAGTTTTATTCTTTGTTTGTTAAGTTTTTTTCTTATTGGTTTTCATATATCTTGTTGTATCTCTTAATCTGTTTGATATGTATCTGTGGTTTATCATCTCTTCATTTGTAACTTTTTCTGGTTTAGCAAGGGCGGAAATGGTAGATTTACAGGATTGCGAAAGAAATGATCAGATCCGAAAATTCCAAATGGTTTAAATGAAAAAGTTAGAATTACAGTTGCTTCTATATGAATTTGGAATGATGAGCCGTACATATTccatttgttgtttgttttaattgtacctttaatagtttttttttttactctttgtAGTTTATTTCTTGGTTTCTTGAATCATATATTAGACATAGTCTTACTGTTTCATGTTATCATTGTACTTGTATTATCTAAtgaaattttagtattttaataaaaaaaaaaaagtatcaaGTCCTATGAAATGGTATGCATTTCCCTTTGAATAAGTTGGTTATTGCTCTTGATATAGAGTACAATTTGTCTTTTATGGTTGCATAAATAAACATTGGCAACTACTTATTATTTGTTTAGAAAGTTGTGAAACATTGTAAGGTATTGAAATGAAATGATGAAATGTTGATTAAAAGTAATTATAAAGTTGAATAGAAAAGCAAGGCCAAAAACAATAAAAGGAATGGTAATTTGATATGTAAAaacttaatatatattaaaagaaGCAACGATAGGGAGGTTCTTCATAGACAACATATTGAGGTACAGGGGGAGGATATTGCCAGACAATATTGGGTTTGTCATCTGGTTTCTTATCTTCTTTCTTGTCTGCATCAACGACGCTTATAAGCTCTGCATAAGCCATCCTGGACTTTGGTAGGAAACATGCCAAATAAGGCCATTTCATCAACTTCTTCCTAAGTGAATGTGTTAGTTTCACCGGATCTACTCCTTCTCCTATCACCTCTATCTGCTCCTTGTCTTTCTCCCCCATAGATGCCGATTCTACCCCTGCACTCCACACTTTTCATCTTATTACAAAATCCAtttataaactaataaactgcTTCTAATTCACTTctaatgttatattattattatgttaccGCTAATGCTAACAGCAATTTGTAGAGCCTTAGAGCGAGTCTTGTCCCAGTCCCCATTCATGCCCACCTTGATCACCATCTTTTTCTGcattcaattaaattaaataaatcaaattcaGCATATTATATTAGCCATGATAATCATGGGGGAGACCTAGGGCACAAAATTAATTACCTTCATGCTGATGAATCGGAAggttaatataaataattattgacAGTGGCCGATGATGATTAAAGAGTGAAACTTTCAATGTATAAGTGAGGAATTGCTGTGAGTATGTTGTGATACTTATAGTGTTTCACTTAGAAAGAAAAGTATACGCCAATTTAGTAATTTCTACGCAaaaatgattattattattattgaaataTAAGTGTAAACATAGGGAAGGAAGCAGCACAAATTAAACTTTTGACTTGGACTTATcgatgataaaagaaaaaaacaaacttCTTCTCATTTCAAACATGACCTACGTATCAACTTATTagatacaattttatttttatttgcttGACTAAGATAcatttttcaaattataatattttgtgGTCCAAAGATGTTTGGGATTCTATTCTAGGAAACTTTGCAGATGTTTATGGGATGACAAGACTTGTGGCTTTTCTGCCTATGCCCACCACTTTTCAATCCTAATAAATAATGGCTAAATTCTAAAAGCAAAATCTCTGTCATTACAGAATTTTCAAATGGTTTATCTGTTTTTTCCCCACTAATTTAATTCATCACTTTAAATAGATGATTTTTTTAGTGTGATACCTCAAAAATGGATGTTAACCATTTCAAAATGAAAACACATTTCTCagatttaattcttgaaattttcattttaaggtcatTTACGTGTTTTTGGTGAGGTGAGATAAACTTAATTTCATAGGGATAAAGCTCACATatgatgattttcgaaaataaaaaacatgGTTCCATAGTACatgtgatactaaacaactttatttgttggaaatttttattttgaagtcgttaactGTCATTTTAAGAGTGATAAACTAAAAAATCATCGTTTTTAGCAAATTGCGGAGCAATCATATATTCCTTCCATAACATAATTTCATATGCACACAAACTCTAAATTGAAAAACCGCACAGAAAAAGCATTTTCAATTCCGATATCTACATTCTAACTTTATTCTCTGTATTCCAACATCAATCTAAACTCTTTGAAGTTATTGGACTTTAGAATCAAGTCAACAATCTCGAAAAACA comes from the Euphorbia lathyris chromosome 5, ddEupLath1.1, whole genome shotgun sequence genome and includes:
- the LOC136230844 gene encoding uncharacterized protein, which translates into the protein MKKKMVIKVGMNGDWDKTRSKALQIAVSISGVESASMGEKDKEQIEVIGEGVDPVKLTHSLRKKLMKWPYLACFLPKSRMAYAELISVVDADKKEDKKPDDKPNIVWQYPPPVPQYVVYEEPPYRCFF